The genomic DNA CAACTTTTCCCTAGAAGAAAAGAAGATAAATATTATGGATTTTATACTCTTTTGAAAAATGACAATAAAGGAATCCCTTCAATAAGGGTTGGGAAAATGATAATTTATGATTCAATAAATCCTTATAAATATGAAAAGAATACTGATGAATTTGTAGAAATTACTTTAAGAAAAGAAGGAGTAAGTTTACTTAAAGGTAAACTACAAATTGGTATGTCAATAGAAGAAGTTCAAAAAACGTTTGGGGAATATAATAAAGAATTTAATGACAGAAATATCGTAGTTTATAAAAAAGAGAATAAGGTAGCTGTTTTAAATTTTGAAAATAACATTTTAATTAAAATTAAAATAGGAGTTTATAAAAAAAATATAGACTTAAAAGAAGTTATTAATTAATTGTTCGATACTTACAACAAGTTAGTGTGTGTTATTGATTATAAATAAGTAAATCGTATAAATTTATAAAGCCATGGCAGAAATGTCGTGGCTTTTTATTTATAAGCTTGTTGCGTTTTGTAATCTCTAATTACAGAATCTATAATAGAAAATAAATGAGTTTTAAAATCACTAGACATCTCTTCAATAGCTTGTAAACCTCACGCTAATAAAGAAAAAACTTTTTATAGTTTACATTTAAAAAAAATCTGAACGATAATTCATAAAGAAGCTTATGACAAACAATATAGAAATAGACAAGTACTTAATAGAAAGTTTATTACTTTTGGAGCGGTATAAATCACCACCAAAATTACCCTATTTTATACAAAAAAATGAATTATATACAGCAAGCATATAAAGGAAATAACCAATGGTATCACTATGCCATTACGATACTTATAGTACTATTAGGATGGCAAGTAATAGGAATCATTCCGTTGTTAGTAACCGCAGTAATGCATTCTTCTGATATCGGTGAATTCTATAAAGGGATGGCCTCTGGATTTACAAACTTAGGAATTAATAATAATCTTCTTTTATGCTTAATGATTCTTATGTTTGGTTGTGGTTTATTAGCTCTTGTGCTTGCCTTAAAATACATTCATAAAAGACCTCTGAAAACCCTAATAACAAGTAGAGATAAAATAGATTGGAAGCGTTTCTGGTTTGCCTTTTTTATTTGGGGAATGGTAGCTTGTATTTTAACAGGAACAAGTATTTTGATGTTTCCAGAAGAGTATATATGGAATTTCAAACCAGTGCCTTTTTTTACATTAGTAGCCATTTCATTTATTTGCTTGCCAATACAAACGAGCTTCGAAGAATTATTTATTAGGGGATATCTCTTGCAAGGAATAGGAACTTGGGTGCAAAATAGATGGTTTCCATTAATTTTTACGGCTGTTTTTTTCGGACTTTTGCATTTTGCAAATCCAGAAGTGGAAAAGTTAGGAAATATTGCTATGGTTTTTTATATAGGAACAGGTCTCTTTTATGGAATTACTATGCTAATGGATGAAGGAGCAGAGTTGGCACTAGGTTTACATGCTATTAATAATATAATGGCGGCTTTTTTAGTAACCACAAATTGGACGGTATTTCAAACAGACGCATTGTATATAGAAACATCAGAACCTTCTGCAGGAATGGAAACACTTTTGCCTGTAGGAGTCTTATACCCATTATTACTACTTATCTTTTCAAAGAAATACCAATGGAAAAATTGGAAAGAAAAATTATTAGGAAAGGTAGAGAAACCTGTGCAATTAAAGGAGAATTATAGAGTTTTATAAGGTGACAGAAAATAAGTATCACAAAAAATTTAAATTAAATGGACATTCATTTGCTTCTGAAATGGATGTATTGGAATACACTAAAAAGATAAACTCTGAGATCCATACTTTTCTAAAAGAATGGTTTCACAAAAACGATTTTATCACGGTAAAAACGTCAGGATCTACTGGAATCCCCAAAGCAATTTATTTAAAAAAAGAACTGATGAAAAACTCAGCTCTAGCCACAGGGGAATTTTTTAAGTTAAAAGAAAAAACCAAAGCATTAATGTGCTTATCAGTAGGATATATAGCGGGTAAAATGATGCTAATAAGAGCATTGACATTAGGTTGGGAGCTAGATATTGTTCCTCCCAATTCTTATCCGTTAGAAAAAATAGAAAAAGAATACGATTTTACGGCATTGGTGCCTATGCAATTACAAAATTCATTGCATAAGCTACATTTTATAAAAAAACTTATTGTAGGAGGAGGAGTCGTTTCAAAAGAATTGGTAAAAAAACTAGAAGCAGTAAGCACAGAAGTTTTTGCTACCTACGGAATGACAGAAACGATTACTCATATAGCAGTAAAACAACTAAATCATTGCTCATCAAAAAAACAAGACAATCACTTTTATACCGTGTTACCAAACGTAAAAATTTATAAGGATAAACGAGAGTGCTTGGTAATAAAAGCTCCCAAAGTAGCAGAAGAGTTGGTTATAACGAATGACGTAGTAGCATTGGTTACTGATACAAAATTTGAATGGTTAGGTCGTTTTGATACTATTATTAATTCAGGAGGAATCAAACTCTTGCCTGAAAAAATAGAACAAAAACTATCTCCAATAATTTCACAGCGTTTTTTTGTTATAGGAATACCTGATGAAAAATTAGGAGAAAAGCTAGCGTTGATTTTAGAAGGAATACCATCAGCAGAAATTAAAAGAAGACTTTCTTTAGAAATTCAGAATTTGGAAAGCCTATCAAAGTATGAAAAACCTAAAGAGATTTATTTTACTAGCCAATTTATAGAAACAGCAACAAAAAAGATTCGAAGAGAAGCTACCTTAAACCATATTGATTTTAACCATTAGATCAGGAACTTATAAGAACAAAAAAGGTAAATAGGTTTCGTAATTAAATAATCCATCTCCTATATTATCTTTGAATTTTTGCTTCATTTTTTTGCCAAAAAAATGAAGAGAATCCCAACTTACTCCCTTAAAAAGTCTATGTATTCCCCAAATACTATGATAAAAACCCTAAATTCTTTCCTGAAAAAAGTGATGATTATTTTAATTAAAAAAAATGTAACCTATTGATTTTTAGAACAAATCTGTACAAGCTTTTTAAGAGTAGTTGAAAACCTTGTACAGAAAAAGAAGGTAAAAATCTGTACAAGCTTTTTAAGAGTAGTTGAAAATCTTGTACAGAAAAAGAGGGTAAAAAGTTGTACAAACTTTTTAAGGGTAATTGAAAACCTTGTACAGAAAAAGAGGGTAAAAAGTTGTACAAACTTTTTAAGAGTAGTTGAAAACCTTGTACAGAAAAAGAGGGTAAAAAGTTGTACAAACTTTTTAAGAGTAGTTGAAAACCTTGTACAGAAAAAGAGGGTAAAAAGCTGTACAAACTTTTTAAGGGTAGTTGAAAACCTTGTACAGAAAAAGAGGGTAAAAAATTGTACAGTGTTTTTGTGAGGGAAAAAAAGACTGTACAAAAAAGGAGGCTTCAAAATCCAAAACGCATTATTAAAAAAGAAAAACAATATTTATTAAAGCTTCACGTAAACGAATGATGTGATACTTCATAAAAAAAGTAACACAGTGAAAATCTAAAAGTAATGAATAAGATTAACTTGCTATTTCCAAATCAGTTATTTGAAAGTTCCCCACTTTTTAAAAATAAGGCGCCGTTTTATTTAGTAGAAGAGTATTTATTTTTTAAGCAGTACGCTTTTCATAAGCAAAAAATAGCTTTTCATAGAGCAACAATGAAGCAATATGCTTGCTTTTTAAGAGATCATAAAAATTTTGAGGTTGAATATATCGAAGCATCGGAAGCAGTTTCCGATATCAGAAAGCTTCTTTTTACATTGAAAGAAAAAGGAGTGCAGCAAATTCATTATATAGATCCTATAGATGATTGGCTTCAAAAAAGATTGGATAAAAAAATTGTAGAAAATGGTATGAGCGCAATTAAATATGACTCTCCGTTATTTTTAAATGCAAAAGAAGATTTAAAACCATTTTTTAAAAAGGATAAAAAGAAATTTTATCAAACAGCTTTTTATATAGAAGAACGTAAAAAGAGAAATATACTAATAGATGCAAAAGGAAAACCAATTGGTGGTAAATGGACATTTGATAAAGAAAATAGAAAAAAATATCCTGTAAAAAAACGCCCACCATTGTTAACATACCCAAGAAAATCACCTTCTTATGAGGAAGCAAAGAAGTATGTAGAAAAAGAATTTATAAATAACTATGGAAATCTAACAACAACCCCTTTATATCCAACTAATTTTAAAGAAGCAAAAAATTGGTTAGATCAGTTCTTTCATGTACGATTTGTGGATTTTGGTATTTATGAAGATGCTATTGTAAGAGAAAATTCAATATTAAATCATAGTGTCCTAACTCCAATGTTAAATATTGGTTTAATTACCCCTAAACACATTATAAATAGTTGCTTAAAATATGTGAAGAAGAATAATATTCCAATTAATTCTACGGAAGGCTTTATTCGTCAAATTATAGGTTGGAGAGAGTTTATTAGAGGAATGTATCAGTGTAAAGGAGGAGAAGAGCGGACTACGAATTTTTGGAAATTTAAAAGAAAAATACCAGCCTCATTTTATAAAGGAACTACAGGAATAAAGCCAGTAGATGAAACAATTCAAAAAGTTTTGAAAACAGGATATTGCAATCATATAGAACGCTTGATGATTTTAGGAAATTTTATGATGCTTTGTGAGTTTCATCCCGATGAAGTTTATAAATGGTTTATGACGCTATTTATAGATGCTTATGATTGGGTTATGGTACCAAACATTTATGGAATGAGTCAGTTTTCAGATGGAGGTTTAATGGCAACTAAACCGTATATTAGTGGAAGCAATTATTTAATGAAAATGAGCAATTATAAAAAGGGAGAATGGCAAGCTACTTGGGATGGTCTCTTTTGGAGATTTATGAACAAGTATAGAGGCTTTTTTTTATCAAATCCTAGGTTAAAAATGTTAGTGCATATGTTTGATAAAATGCCTTTAGAAAAACAACAGAAACATATGAAAGAGGGAGAGGAATATTTGACGAGATTATCAGAAATATGCATGAAAGAATACCGTTAATAATGATCTTTTTTACATGATAAAACTATAAGTACTTTTTCTTTTCGTAAAATAACTATATCTTGCAAATTATTATGCATGCATAATAAAACAACAAAACTACAAAAAATGACAAAATACAAACACATCTTTGAACCATTAGACTTAGGTTTTACCACTTTAAAGAATAGAGTTTTAATGGGGTCAATGCATACAGGGCTGGAAGAGGAGAAAGATGGAATCGAAAAAATAGCAGCGTATTATGCAGAACGTGCTCGTGGAGGAGTAGGACTTATTGTTACAGGAGGAATTGCTCCAAATATTCAAGGTTGGACGGCTCCTTTCTCGGCAAGAATGAGTACTAAGAAGCATGCTCGTCATCATAAAGTCATCACAGAAGCCGTGCATAAAGAAGGAGGAAAAATATGTATGCAAATACTACATTCAGGTCGCTATGGATACCACCCAATTACAGTAGCACCTTCAAAAATACAAGCACCAATAAACCCATTTAAACCATTTGAGTTAAAAGCATCAGGAATTCGAAGAACGGTGAATGATTTTGTAAACTGCGCTAAACTATCAAAAGAAGCAGGGTATGATGGAGTAGAAATCATGGGGTCTGAAGGGTATTTGATCAATCAGTTTATTGTAAAAAGAACTAATAGAAGAACAGATAACTATGGAGGAAGTTATGAAAATAGAATTCGCTTAGCAGTAGAAATTGTAAGAAAAACAAGAGAAGCAGTTGGTGAAAACTTTATCATAATCTTTCGTTTGTCAATGCTAGATTTAGTAGCACAAGGAAGTTCTTGGGAAGAAGTAGTCCAATTAGGAAAAGAAATAGAAAAAGCAGGAGCTACTATTATTAATACCGGTATCGGATGGCATGAAGCAAGAATTCCTACAATAGCTACTTCAGTACCTAGAGCGGCTTTTACTTGGGTAACTCAAAAGATGAAAGAAGAATTGTCAATTCCATTAGTAACTTCTAATAGAATTAATATGCCAGAAACGGCTGAAAAAGTTTTGGCAGAAGGGCATGCAGATATGATTTCAATGGCACGTCCATTTTTGGCAGACCCAGAGTGGGTTAATAAAGCAAAAGAAGAGCGAGAAGAAGAAATTAATACCTGTATTGCTTGTAATCAAGCTTGTTTAGATCATGCTTTCCAAAAGAAAGTAGCAAGTTGTTTGGTAAATCCGAGAGCATGCCATGAAACAGAATTAAATTACCATCCAACAAGTAAAAAGAAACGAATAGCAGTAGTAGGAGCAGGACCAGCTGGTTTAGCAGCCTCAACAATAGCTGCTCAACGAGGGCATGAGGTAACACTATTTGATGGAGATAAAGAAGTTGGGGGGCAGTTTAATATAGCCAAACAAATTCCAGGTAAAGAAGAATTTTACGAAACCATTAGATACTTTAGAAAGCAGTTAGAGTTGCATAAAGTAAATGTAAAACTCAATACAAGAGTTTCTGCAGAAGATATAGCCAATGGCAATTTTGACGAGGTTGTTTTAGCTACAGGAATTTCGCCAAGAACACCTCGTATTGAAGGAATAGAACACGAAAAGGTTTTAAGCTATATTGATGTTATAAAACATAAAAAAGAAGTAGGAAAGAGAGTTGCTGTTATTGGAGCAGGGGGTATTGGTTTTGATGTGTCAGAATACTTAGCACATGAAGGTGAAAGTACTTCTCAAAATATAGATGCTTGGTTAAAGGAGTGGGGAATTGATAAAACATTGGAAGCACGTGCAGGAATTGAAGGAGTAACAGCAGCAGTACATCCATCACCACGAGAAATCTTTATGTTTAAGCGTAGTAAAGGAAAATTTGGAGGAAAGTTAGGGAAAACTACTGGATGGATTCATAGAGCTACTTTAAAGAAAAAGAACGTACAGTTTATCAATGAAGTACAGTACACCAAAATAGATGATCAAGGATTGCACTATATTCAAAATGAAGCGCAAAAAGTGCTGGAAGTAGATCATGTCATTATTTGTGCAGGGCAAGTACCATTTAAAGAATTATTAAATCCATTATCAGCAAAAGGTATAAAAGTTCATGTAATTGGAGGAGCAGATGTAGCAGCAGAGTTAGATGCTAAAAGAGCAATTAACCAAGGAAGTAGATTGGCAGCTGAACTATAAGCAAATCTCTACAAATAGAACATAATTTAGAATAACCGAGTAAAAAGTCCTATTTAGATAGGATTTTTTTTATGAACAGTATTCTTCCCTTGAAAGAATAAAATAAATGTCGATATTTGTGGCTAACATTTCGCGTAAGAGATTGAAGTATTGCCAAGCTCCACATAGGAGTAATTACTTAAAATCTTATTCCCCCTAGGATACGCCTAAAAACAAGAAATTATGGCAATGAATAAAAACACAGTACTAAGTTGGGCAACTTTTATAATGATATTGATGGGATTACTGTTGGTAAGTTTAGCAGTATTCAAATATGATGAAATCGCAGGATATGGCTTTGGAGCTGTAGGTCTTGGTTTTTTTGCTAATGCTTGGGTATTCAATGCTTTAAAAGGAAGAGTTTAAAAAATAATTTAGTATATAAAATATTATGTCTGACGATAAAAAAGTCATCTTTTCGATGAACAAGGTCTCAAAGACCTACCAAAGTACAGGAAAACAAGTTTTAAAAGATATTTACCTAAGCTTTTTTTATGGAGCTAAAATAGGAATTCTTGGTTTAAATGGTTCGGGTAAATCTACCTTATTAAAAATCATAGCAGGGGTAGAAAAAAACTTCCAAGGTGATGTGGTTTTTTCACCTGGATATAAGGTAGGCTACTTAGAACAAGAGCCTCAGCTAGATGAATCAAAAACGGTGATGGAAGTTGTAAAGGAGGGAGTGGCAGAAACTGTAGCTGTTTTAGATGAGTATAATAAAATTAACGATATGTTTGGATTGGAAGAGGTATATTCTGATGCTGACAAGATGGAAAAGTTAATGGCTCGTCAAGCAGAATTACAAGATAAAATAGATGCCTCTAATGCTTGGGAGTTAGATACAAAGTTAGAAATAGCAATGGACGCATTACGTACTCCTGACTCTGATAAATTAATAGGAGTTTTATCAGGAGGAGAGCGTCGTAGAGTAGCATTATGTAGGTTGTTATTACAAGAACCTGAAATTTTACTTTTAGATGAGCCTACTAACCATTTAGATGCAGAAAGTGTTCATTGGTTAGAGCAGCACTTAGCCCAATATAAAGGAACTGTGATTGCAGTAACGCATGACCGATACTTTTTGGATAATGTAGCTGGGTGGATTTTAGAATTGGATAGAGGAGAAGGAATTCCTTGGAAAGGTAATTATTCGTCTTGGTTAGACCAAAAGGCATCAAGAATGGCACAAGAAAGCAAAACAGCTTCCAAACGTCAGAAAACTTTAGAAAGAGAGCTTGAATGGGTACGTCAAGGGGCTAAAGGACGTCAAACAAAACAAAAGGCTCGTTTGAAAAGCTATGAAAAGTTAATGAGTCAAGACCAAAAGCAAACAGAAGAAAAATTAGAAATTTATATCCCTAATGGCCCTCGTTTAGGAACGAATGTAATTGAAGCAACAGGGATTTCAAAAGCTTTTGGAGATAAGCTATTATATGACCATTTGGAATTCAATTTGCCGCAAGCAGGAATTGTAGGGATCATAGGACCTAATGGAGCTGGTAAAACAACTATTTTTAAGATGATAATGGGAGAAGAAACTCCTGACGGAGGAAGCTTTAAAGTAGGAGAAACAGCAAAAATAGCTTATGTAGATCAGGCACATGCTAATATAGATCCGGAAAAGTCTATTTGGGAAAACTTTTCAGATGGGCAAGATTTGGTAATGATGGGAGGAAAACAAGTAAATTCCAGAGCTTATTTGAGCCGTTTTAATTTTGGAGGCAGCGAGCAAAACAAAAAAGTGAGTACACTTTCAGGAGGAGAACGCAATAGGTTGCATTTAGCCATGACATTAAAAGAAGAAGGAAACGTATTATTACTAGATGAGCCTACCAATGATTTAGATGTAAATACATTGAGAGCTCTTGAAGAAGGCTTGGAGAATTTTGCAGGGTGTGCGGTAGTGATTTCTCATGATAGATGGTTTTTAGATCGTATTTGCACGCATATCTTAGCCTTTGAAGGAAATAGCGAGGTGTATTTCTTTGAAGGGTCTTTTTCAGATTATGAAGAAAATAAAAAGAAACGTTTAGGAGGAGATTTAATGCCAAAGCGTATCAAATACAGAAAGTTAATCAGATAAGGAATAATTCTACTTATAAGGATATATAAAAAAGCCATCAGATATTTTAATCTCTGATGGCTTTTCTAATAGAAAATACTTTGAAGAATTAGGCCAAATTGAAAGAAATTTTAATTCCTTCAATAACCATACTTGTACCAATAATAGCAATAATCAATCCCATAATCTTACCAATTACAGAAATAACATTATCTCCTATTTTTTTAGCAATTAAATCGCTTATACTAAATGTAATATAAGTTAATAAACACATAAATCCGAAAATAAGGATCACTAAACCTATATGTACATATGTTGAATTGGCAACAAAATTCATTGCTGTAACAATAGTTCCGGGGCCAGCAAGAATAGGAATCGCTAAAGGAGAAACAGCAATGTTTTCATCAATATTTGCTTCCTTTAAATTCCTAACGTTAGATTTTTTAGACTGTAACATTTCGAAACCTACATAAAAAATTAAAATTCCCCCCGTAATTTTAAAAGCAGGTATTGTAATTCCAAATAATTCAAAGATAAACTTACCTAATAAAGAGAAAGCAGTAATGATAATGAAGGCTATGATTACTGCCTTCTTATTTATTTTTTGCTTTGTCTCTTTATCGGCTCCTTGTACTAAAGATAAAAAAATAGGCATATTAGAAATAGGATTCATAATAGCAAAAAAACCTGTAAATACAGTAATTGAAAATGTTAAGAGGTGTTCCATTAAATGAGATATTGTTATAAGTTATTTGATAATTTAATCATGTGTGTTTTGAAGAAGGGGGAGTTGAGTTTAGAAAAAAGAATTAGATTTTTTTTTATACATTTAAGATTCATAAAAGTTTATCTTATAAAGAGTTATATGTTTAGCGCAAATATACTAGATTTTATACAATGAAAGCTTTTACTTTTTGGCAGGATGTAATTGGGGTTTAATGATATTAAAAAATAAGGAAATATGGAATTAAAAGGTAAAGTGGTTTTGGTAACGGGGGAGCATCTGGCATAGGAAAAATTATAACGCGTTTGATGTTAGAAAGAGGAGCAAGTGTAATTATTTGGGATATAAACAAGTCTAAAATAGCAGCAACAATTTTAGAATTTTCAGAATTAGGAAAGCTTATAGGTTTTAATTTAGATGTTTCTAAGCTCGAAGAAGTGCAAGAAATAGCTAAAGAAGTAAGATTAAATTACGGTAGTATTGATGTACTGATAAATAATGCAGGAATTGTTATAGGGAAGTATTTTCATGAACATTCCGCATCCGATATTATCAGAACAATAAACATTAATGCAAAGGCTCCTATGTTGGTTACTATGGAGTTTTTACAAGGAATGCTAGCTAAAAATTCAGGGCATATTTGCAATATAGCTTCCTCGGGAGGCTTGGTATCAAATCCTAAAATGTCAGTGTATGTAGCTAGTAAATGGTCTTTGATAGGTTGGTCTGATAGCTTGCGACTAGAAATGAAACAGTTAGGCAAAAGCATTGGCGTAACGACTATCATGCCATATTATATTAATACAGGAATGTTTGAAGGTGTACAATCAAAAATCCCCATATTAAATCCAGAAGCAGCAGCACTTACCATTGTCAAAGCGATCGAAAAAAATAAAAGAATGCAAACAATACCGGGCTATCTTTACAGGCTTACTAGGTTAGGGCAAGCAATAATGTCTATAGATGTATTTGATTGGTTTGCAGGTAGTCTATTAGGTATTTATAAGACAATGAGCAATTTTAAAGGTCGCAAAAAATAATGTCAATTAAGATTTAAAAAGCAATTTAAGATAACGTTATCTCCTAATAGGGAAGGGAAAAAACTTTTTATTTCGGCAATTTTCCATGGTAAACGGTACAAGATAAAATAAATAAAGGCTATTTAAATAGCCTTTATTTATTTTACTTAGTAATTTACATACTTAGTAATTTCTAGGCCATAACCAATCATTCCTACACGCTTGGTTTGTTGAGAATTAGAAACTAATTGCAGTTTATGAATGTGCAAGTCATGCAAAATTTGAGCCCCTATTCCAAAATCTTTATTATCTAAAGTAATACTAGGAGCCTTCATTGCTCCTTTAGCTTGATTTTTCTTTAAAATATGGAGTCTGTTTAACAAGTTTAAGGATTGGCTTTGTTGATTTATAAACACAATTGCACCTTTACCTTCATCATTGATAATCTTAAACATCTGGTCCAGTTTTTTATCTGCATTATTCGTTAGCGTTCCAAGAATATCATTATTAACTAAGGTAGAGTTTATTCTAGTTAATACAGGTTCATCTTTAGACCAAGTTCCTTTCGTTAAGGCAATATGTATTTGATCGTTTGTTGTTTGTTTATAGGCTCTTAAACGAAACTCTCCAAAACGAGTTTCAACATTAAAATCCTCCTTTTTTTCTATTAAAGAATCATGCTCCATTCTATACGCAACCAAATCTTCAATAGAAACAATCTTTAAATCAAATTTTTTAGCTACTTCTATCAATTGAGGCAAGCGTGCCATAGAGCCATCTTCATTCATTATTTCAACGATAACTCCAGCAGGTTGTAATCCTGCTAAACGTGCAAAATCAATGGCAGCCTCTGTATGCCCAGTTCTTCTTAAAACACCACCTTCTTTAGCGCGTAAAGGAAAAATGTGACCAGGTCTTGCCAAATCAAAAGGTTTGGTTTCTTCACTGATAAGAGCTTGAATTGTTTGGGCTCTATCCGAGGCAGAAATCCCCGTAGTAACCCCTTTACCTCTTAAATCAACAGAAACAGTAAAAGCCGTTTCCATAGGATCCGTATTATTATGAACCATCATTTCTAACTCCAGTTCCTTACAGCGCTTTTCAGTCAAAGGAGTACATATTAATCCTCTACCATGAGTAGCCATAAAGTTAACCATTTCAGGAGTTATTTTTTCTGCAGCAGCAATAAAATCTCCTTCGTTTTCACGGTTTTCATCATCAACTACAATGATTACTTTACCATTTCTTATATCCTCTATAGCTTCTTTAATTGTATGAAGTTGTGTGTTATTTTGTGTTATTGTCATCATGGTGCTGTTTTTCTTTTGAAGAAAAAATATTTTTAAAAAAGGTACTTATTGGAGCTGAAAAACTATTAATGTCAAATAGCCCTTTGTCTTTAGCGGCACGAGTTGTTAAAACTAAAGCAAAAGGAAGCATTAATACAAATGATAGCCACGAGCCAATAATTGCCGTTATGGAACTTTCTTCCGCTAAGTTTCGTCCAAAGGTATTAGAGAAAAAATACAGAACATAAATTCCAATAGCAAGAACCATTGGCAATCCCATTCCGCCTTTTCTTATAATAGAACCTAAGGGAGCTCCAACAAAAAATAAAAGCAAACAAGAAAAAGAAAAAGCTAC from Tenacibaculum maritimum NCIMB 2154 includes the following:
- a CDS encoding SDR family NAD(P)-dependent oxidoreductase; the encoded protein is MLERGASVIIWDINKSKIAATILEFSELGKLIGFNLDVSKLEEVQEIAKEVRLNYGSIDVLINNAGIVIGKYFHEHSASDIIRTININAKAPMLVTMEFLQGMLAKNSGHICNIASSGGLVSNPKMSVYVASKWSLIGWSDSLRLEMKQLGKSIGVTTIMPYYINTGMFEGVQSKIPILNPEAAALTIVKAIEKNKRMQTIPGYLYRLTRLGQAIMSIDVFDWFAGSLLGIYKTMSNFKGRKK
- the ribB gene encoding 3,4-dihydroxy-2-butanone-4-phosphate synthase; this encodes MMTITQNNTQLHTIKEAIEDIRNGKVIIVVDDENRENEGDFIAAAEKITPEMVNFMATHGRGLICTPLTEKRCKELELEMMVHNNTDPMETAFTVSVDLRGKGVTTGISASDRAQTIQALISEETKPFDLARPGHIFPLRAKEGGVLRRTGHTEAAIDFARLAGLQPAGVIVEIMNEDGSMARLPQLIEVAKKFDLKIVSIEDLVAYRMEHDSLIEKKEDFNVETRFGEFRLRAYKQTTNDQIHIALTKGTWSKDEPVLTRINSTLVNNDILGTLTNNADKKLDQMFKIINDEGKGAIVFINQQSQSLNLLNRLHILKKNQAKGAMKAPSITLDNKDFGIGAQILHDLHIHKLQLVSNSQQTKRVGMIGYGLEITKYVNY